In Melospiza melodia melodia isolate bMelMel2 chromosome 20, bMelMel2.pri, whole genome shotgun sequence, a single genomic region encodes these proteins:
- the ACAD10 gene encoding acyl-CoA dehydrogenase family member 10 isoform X1, whose amino-acid sequence MSLSSAARAQSLLCAGIRRLLLIPQPSRGVSYKAVVFEESGVLLPAPHRTASDWEARSCVPAGTAQRAALSGGESSLSLQYCRGELTAVEFLQELGQQCFEIANVRVPVHSFLWDLIREEMRKQLPTMAEAAQCIRAEGLQTALLSHSLCPGQRLLPLEQQHFDVVVESHQEGVPRPDPGIYKLCLELLGVQPQESILLDSSSQNLEVAAQLGMKTVKVDDPAAALKELEAHLGFPLQGFVPYTRSVRPGMEIPKDHLQKYLEDVLGAHPTAPLELRQFESTRSYLVKFGGRLLVLKKEEEPPSGPSGPSVSREYRVLKALAEAGVPVPPVLALCEDRSILGCPFLLLEHRAGHIHHSLSLPAVPPRQRRAWYGAMANVLARIHSLEPGAAELQQLGEHGNYIQQQFETWTKQYRAVETHTIPAMERLIQWLPLHFPESQKTTLVHGDFRMDHLVFHPDRPEVLAVLGWKFATLGDPLCDVANNCVSFFLPAPSGARRGLRNCDLGQLGIPTAEEYSQMYCGHRGVEHPENWNFYLAFASFRWAVMLQGRHRGSLAGRPAPGDSSPKDAEFVADLAWDFAVKEGFRVFESLPPTKLLLRHSSTWAGQGPHLGRSFSTWARPGAAPVPRAPLGTAPSSLAGMAQGLCCKMGIQRGFLSSHSRGTARPLPELQAQNARTKAVALMAAQVMDQGTKVPGAKHLHRADPSPALPLDLSPTSG is encoded by the exons ATGTCCCTGAGCAGCGCTGCCCGTGCCCAGAGCCTGCTGTGTGCCGGGATCCGGCGGCTCCTGCTGATCCCACAGCCATCCAGAGGGGTCTCTTACAAAGCCGTGGTGTTTGAGGAGAGCggggtgctgctgccagccccccaCAGGACAGCCTCAG ACTGGGAGGCCCGGAGCTGCGTTCCAGCCGGCACCGCCCAGCGAGCTGCGCTGTCTGGAGGGGAGAGCAGCCTCTCCCTGCAGTACTGCAGGggagagctgacagctgtggagTTCCTGCAGGAATTGGGACAGCAGTGCTTTGAGATT GCAAATGTCCGTGTTCCCGTGCACTCCTTTCTCTGGGATTTAATCCGAGAGGAGATGAGAAAACAGCTCCCCACAATGGCAGAAGCAGCGCAGTGTATCCGGGCAGAAGGGCTGCAGACGGCTCTGCTGAGCCACAGCTTGTGCCCCGGACAGAGGCTCctgcccctggagcagcagcacttcGATGTG GTGGTTGAATCCCATCAGGAAGGGGTGCCCAGGCCAGATCCTGGGATCTACAAGCTGTGCTTGGAGCTCCTGGGTGTGCAGCCCCAGGAATCCATCCTgctggacagcagcagccagaACCTGGAGGTGGCAGCCCAGCTTGGCATGAAAACAGTGAAG GTTGATGATCCAGCAGCAGCACTCAAAGAGCTGGAAGCCCATCTGGGGTTTCCTTTGCAAGGATTTGTTCCCTACACTCGTTCAGTGAGACCAGGCATGGAAATCCCCAAGGATCATCTGCAGAAGTACCTTGAGGATGTTCTTGGTGCCCACCCAACAG ccccGCTGGAGTTACGGCAGTTTGAGTCCACCCGGAGCTATCTGGTGAAGTTTGGAGGTCGTTTGCTGGTgctgaagaaggaggaggagcctCCCTCAGGCCCCTCGGGCCCTTCTGTCTCAAGGGAATACAG GGTCCTGAAGGCTCTGGCTGAGGCTGGTGttcctgtgccccctgtgcttGCTCTCTGTGAGGACAGAAG CATCCTTGGCTGTCCTTTCCTGCTGCTGGAGCACCGTGCTGGCCACATCCACCACAGCCTGTCCCTGCCCGCGGTGCCACCGCGCCAGCGCAGGGCCTGGTACGGGGCCATGGCAAACGTCCTGGCCAGGATCCACAGCCTGGAGCCGGGAGCAgccgagctgcagcagctgggggagcACG GAAATTACATCCAGCAGCAGTTTGAGACCTGGACAAAGCAATATAGAGCTGTGGAAACTCACACGATCCCAGCGATGGAGAGGCTCATCCAGTGGCTGCCTCTGCATTTTCCTGAATCCCAGAAGACAACATTGGTGCACGGTGATTTCAG GATGGACCACCTGGTCTTTCACCCAGACAGGCCAGaagtccttgctgtgctgggctggaagtTTGCCACTCTAGGAGATCCCCTGTGTGATGTGGCGAATAACTGTGTGAGCTTCTTCCTGCCAGCCCCCTCTGGGGCTCGCAGAG GCTTGAGGAACTGTGACTTGGGGCAGCTGGGCATTCCCACAGCAGAGGAGTATTCCCAGATGTACTGTGGCCACAGGGGAGTGGAGCACCCAGAGAACTGGAATTTCTACCTGGCCTTTGCCTCTTTCCGCTGGGCTGTGATGCTGCAGGGGCGTCACCGCGGCTCCCTGGCAG GGAGGCCAGCTCCAGGTGACAGCAGCCCCAAGGACGCAGAGTTTGTGGCTGATCTGGCCTGGGATTTTGCTGTTAAAGAAGGATTCCGTGTGTTTGAGAGCCTCCCCCCCACGAAGCTGCTCCTGCGCCATTCCAGCACCTGGGCCGGGCAAGGGCCTCACCTGGGCAGGAGTTTCAGCACCTGGGCACGGcctggggcagcccctgtgcccagagcccccctgggcactgcccccagcagcCTGGCGGGGATGGCACAGGGGCTTTGCTGCAAGATGGGCATCCAGAGGGGCTTTCTCAGTTCCCATTCCAGAGGGACTGCACGTcctctgccagagctgcag GCACAGAATGCCAGGACCAAGGCAGTGGCACTGATGGCTGCACAGGTCATGGATCAGGGCACCAAA GTCCCTGGAGCAAAACATCTCCACAGAGCAGATCCCAGCCCAGCACTTCCCCTGGACCTGAGCCCCACGTCTGGCTGA
- the ACAD10 gene encoding acyl-CoA dehydrogenase family member 10 isoform X2: MSLSSAARAQSLLCAGIRRLLLIPQPSRGVSYKAVVFEESGVLLPAPHRTASDWEARSCVPAGTAQRAALSGGESSLSLQYCRGELTAVEFLQELGQQCFEIANVRVPVHSFLWDLIREEMRKQLPTMAEAAQCIRAEGLQTALLSHSLCPGQRLLPLEQQHFDVVVESHQEGVPRPDPGIYKLCLELLGVQPQESILLDSSSQNLEVAAQLGMKTVKVDDPAAALKELEAHLGFPLQGFVPYTRSVRPGMEIPKDHLQKYLEDVLGAHPTAPLELRQFESTRSYLVKFGGRLLVLKKEEEPPSGPSGPSVSREYRVLKALAEAGVPVPPVLALCEDRSILGCPFLLLEHRAGHIHHSLSLPAVPPRQRRAWYGAMANVLARIHSLEPGAAELQQLGEHGNYIQQQFETWTKQYRAVETHTIPAMERLIQWLPLHFPESQKTTLVHGDFRMDHLVFHPDRPEVLAVLGWKFATLGDPLCDVANNCVSFFLPAPSGARRGLRNCDLGQLGIPTAEEYSQMYCGHRGVEHPENWNFYLAFASFRWAVMLQGRHRGSLAGRPAPGDSSPKDAEFVADLAWDFAVKEGFRVFESLPPTKLLLRHSSTWAGQGPHLGRSFSTWARPGAAPVPRAPLGTAPSSLAGMAQGLCCKMGIQRGFLSSHSRGTARPLPELQVPGAKHLHRADPSPALPLDLSPTSG, from the exons ATGTCCCTGAGCAGCGCTGCCCGTGCCCAGAGCCTGCTGTGTGCCGGGATCCGGCGGCTCCTGCTGATCCCACAGCCATCCAGAGGGGTCTCTTACAAAGCCGTGGTGTTTGAGGAGAGCggggtgctgctgccagccccccaCAGGACAGCCTCAG ACTGGGAGGCCCGGAGCTGCGTTCCAGCCGGCACCGCCCAGCGAGCTGCGCTGTCTGGAGGGGAGAGCAGCCTCTCCCTGCAGTACTGCAGGggagagctgacagctgtggagTTCCTGCAGGAATTGGGACAGCAGTGCTTTGAGATT GCAAATGTCCGTGTTCCCGTGCACTCCTTTCTCTGGGATTTAATCCGAGAGGAGATGAGAAAACAGCTCCCCACAATGGCAGAAGCAGCGCAGTGTATCCGGGCAGAAGGGCTGCAGACGGCTCTGCTGAGCCACAGCTTGTGCCCCGGACAGAGGCTCctgcccctggagcagcagcacttcGATGTG GTGGTTGAATCCCATCAGGAAGGGGTGCCCAGGCCAGATCCTGGGATCTACAAGCTGTGCTTGGAGCTCCTGGGTGTGCAGCCCCAGGAATCCATCCTgctggacagcagcagccagaACCTGGAGGTGGCAGCCCAGCTTGGCATGAAAACAGTGAAG GTTGATGATCCAGCAGCAGCACTCAAAGAGCTGGAAGCCCATCTGGGGTTTCCTTTGCAAGGATTTGTTCCCTACACTCGTTCAGTGAGACCAGGCATGGAAATCCCCAAGGATCATCTGCAGAAGTACCTTGAGGATGTTCTTGGTGCCCACCCAACAG ccccGCTGGAGTTACGGCAGTTTGAGTCCACCCGGAGCTATCTGGTGAAGTTTGGAGGTCGTTTGCTGGTgctgaagaaggaggaggagcctCCCTCAGGCCCCTCGGGCCCTTCTGTCTCAAGGGAATACAG GGTCCTGAAGGCTCTGGCTGAGGCTGGTGttcctgtgccccctgtgcttGCTCTCTGTGAGGACAGAAG CATCCTTGGCTGTCCTTTCCTGCTGCTGGAGCACCGTGCTGGCCACATCCACCACAGCCTGTCCCTGCCCGCGGTGCCACCGCGCCAGCGCAGGGCCTGGTACGGGGCCATGGCAAACGTCCTGGCCAGGATCCACAGCCTGGAGCCGGGAGCAgccgagctgcagcagctgggggagcACG GAAATTACATCCAGCAGCAGTTTGAGACCTGGACAAAGCAATATAGAGCTGTGGAAACTCACACGATCCCAGCGATGGAGAGGCTCATCCAGTGGCTGCCTCTGCATTTTCCTGAATCCCAGAAGACAACATTGGTGCACGGTGATTTCAG GATGGACCACCTGGTCTTTCACCCAGACAGGCCAGaagtccttgctgtgctgggctggaagtTTGCCACTCTAGGAGATCCCCTGTGTGATGTGGCGAATAACTGTGTGAGCTTCTTCCTGCCAGCCCCCTCTGGGGCTCGCAGAG GCTTGAGGAACTGTGACTTGGGGCAGCTGGGCATTCCCACAGCAGAGGAGTATTCCCAGATGTACTGTGGCCACAGGGGAGTGGAGCACCCAGAGAACTGGAATTTCTACCTGGCCTTTGCCTCTTTCCGCTGGGCTGTGATGCTGCAGGGGCGTCACCGCGGCTCCCTGGCAG GGAGGCCAGCTCCAGGTGACAGCAGCCCCAAGGACGCAGAGTTTGTGGCTGATCTGGCCTGGGATTTTGCTGTTAAAGAAGGATTCCGTGTGTTTGAGAGCCTCCCCCCCACGAAGCTGCTCCTGCGCCATTCCAGCACCTGGGCCGGGCAAGGGCCTCACCTGGGCAGGAGTTTCAGCACCTGGGCACGGcctggggcagcccctgtgcccagagcccccctgggcactgcccccagcagcCTGGCGGGGATGGCACAGGGGCTTTGCTGCAAGATGGGCATCCAGAGGGGCTTTCTCAGTTCCCATTCCAGAGGGACTGCACGTcctctgccagagctgcag GTCCCTGGAGCAAAACATCTCCACAGAGCAGATCCCAGCCCAGCACTTCCCCTGGACCTGAGCCCCACGTCTGGCTGA
- the BRAP gene encoding BRCA1-associated protein: MSVSLVVIRLELAGTSPLPAGFAYSAAAPDMAAESSGAVPACLEGKGPGERAAILHQHLGRREMTDVIIETIQPRAGEAEAAMEGRKSSEAASAEDKSKQEDQSQECEAAPDSPSKQLPDQISFFSGNPSVEIVHGIMHLYKTNKMTSLKEDVRRSAMLCILTVPATMTSHDLMKFVASFYEVIEHMKIIRDSTPNQYMVLIKFSSQADADSFYMACNGRQFNSIEEDVCQLVYVERAEVFKSEDGASLPVMDLTELPKCTVCLERMDESVNGILTTLCNHSFHSQCLQRWEDTTCPVCRYCQTPEPVEENKCFECGVQENLWICLICGHIGCGRYVSRHAYKHFEETQHTYAMQLTNHRVWDYAGDNYVHRLVASKTDGKLVQYECEGDMCQEEKIDALQLEYSYLLTSQLESQRIYWENKIVRIEKDTAEEINNMKTKFKETIEKCDSLEQRLNDLLKEKQSVERKCSQLNNKVAKLSNELKEEQELNKCLRANQALLQNKLKEEERVLKETCEQKDLQISEIQEQLRDVMFYLETQQKINHLPAETRQEIQEGQINIAVASSASSSTAGTGKPSSRRGRGKRGK, encoded by the exons ATGAGCGTGTCCCTGGTCGTGATCCGGCTGGAGCTGGCCGGGACCTCCCCGCTGCCCGCGGGCTTCGCCTACAGCGCGGCCG CTCCGGACATGGCAGCGGAGAGCAGCGGCGCCGTGCCCGCCTGCCTGGAGGGGAAGGGCCCCGGGGAGCGGGCGGCCATCCTGCACCAGCACCTGGGCCGCAGGGAGATGACCGACGTGATCATCGAGACCATCCAGCCGCGGGCAG GTGAAGCAGAAGCTGCCATGGAGGGAAGGAAATCCTCGGAGGCTGCATCAGCTGAGGACAAATCCAAACAGGAGGATCAAAGCCAGGAGTGTGAGGCTGCTCCAGACTCTCCCTCCAAGCAGCTCCCAGACCAGATCTCCTTCTTCAGCGGGAACCCCTCGGTGGAAATCGTTCATGGAATTATGCACCTGTACAAAACAAA CAAGATGACGTCCCTGAAGGAGGATGTGAGGCGCAGTGCCATGCTCTGCATCCTCACTGTCCCCGCCACCATGACCAGCCACGACCTCATGAAGTTTGTGGCCTCCTTCTACGAGGTGATTGAGCACATGAAGATCATCAGGGACTCCACCCCAAACCAGTACATGGTGCTCATCAAGTTCAGCTCCCAG gctgATGCTGACAGTTTCTACATGGCCTGCAATGGCCGGCAGTTCAACTCCATCGAGGAGGACGTTTGCCAGCTCGTCTATGTGGAGAGGGCTGAAGTCTTCAAGTCAGAGGAT GGAGCCAGCCTGCCCGTGATGGACCTGACAGAGCTGCCCAAGTGCACCGTGTGCCTGGAGAGGATGGATGAGTCTGTGAACGGGATCCTCACCACTCTGTGCAACCACAGCTTCCACAGCCAGTGCCTGCAGCGCTGGGAGGACACCAC gtgccctgtgtgcaggTACTGCCAGACTCCAGAGCCTGTGGAAGAGAACAAGTGTTTTGAGTGTGGAGTTCAAGAA AACCTGTGGATCTGTCTGATCTGCGGGCACATCGGCTGCGGGCGCTACGTGAGCCGCCACGCCTACAAGCACTTTGAGGAGACGCAGCACACGTACGCCATGCAGCTCACCAACCACCGTGTCTGGGACTATGCTGGAG ACAATTATGTCCATCGGCTGGTGGCAAGCAAAACTGATGGCAAGCTAGTTCAGTACGAGTGTGAGGGGGACATGTGCCAGGAGGAGAAAATTGATGCCTTACAATTAGAG TATTCCTATTTGCTGACGAGCCAGCTGGAATCCCAGCGGATCTATTGGGAAAACAAGATTGTCCGGATTGAGAAGGACACAGCTGAAGAg ATTAACAACATGAAGACCAAATTTAAAGAGACCATTgagaagtgtgacagtctggaaCAGCGGCTCAATGACTTGCTCAAAGAAAAGCAGTCAGTGGAGAGGAA GTGTTCCCAGCTGAACAACAAAGTGGCAAAGCTCTCCAACGAGctgaaggaggagcaggaactgAACAAGTGCTTGAGAGCAAACCAGGCCTTGCTGCAGAACAAActgaaggaggaggagagggtgCTGAAGGAAACCTGTGAGCAGAAGGACCTGCAGATCTCGGAgatccaggagcagctgagggatgtCATGTTCTACCTGGAGACACAACAGAAAATCAACCACCTCCCAGCTGAGACCCGCCAGGAGATCCAGGAAGGACAGATCAACATTGCAGTGGCATCTTCTGCCAGTTCCTCCACAGCAGGCACAGGCAAACCTTCCTCCAGGAGAGGCCGTGGCAAGAGAGGGAAATGA